The following are from one region of the Stanieria sp. NIES-3757 genome:
- a CDS encoding photosystem II protein PsbX: MTPSLANFLWSLLAGALVVVIPAVAALLILSQSDQIRRS; this comes from the coding sequence ATGACTCCTTCATTAGCAAACTTTTTATGGAGTTTATTAGCTGGGGCTTTAGTTGTTGTTATTCCCGCCGTAGCAGCTTTACTGATTCTAAGTCAAAGCGATCAAATTAGACGCTCTTAA
- a CDS encoding UPF YGGT-containing protein — MDVSSLSVLFLNLGLGLLTILFIFRIVLTWYPQINLTSLPFSLVALPTEPLLKPLRKIVAPLGGVDITPIIWVGICTLLREILLGQQGLITMALHTH, encoded by the coding sequence ATGGATGTTTCTAGTTTAAGTGTTTTGTTCTTAAATCTTGGCTTGGGTTTGCTGACTATTTTATTTATTTTCCGAATAGTTTTAACTTGGTATCCTCAAATAAATTTAACTAGTCTTCCTTTTAGTTTAGTTGCATTACCTACAGAACCATTGCTAAAACCTTTGAGAAAGATAGTAGCTCCCCTTGGTGGTGTAGATATCACCCCGATTATTTGGGTAGGTATCTGTACGTTATTACGGGAAATACTACTAGGACAACAAGGATTAATTACAATGGCATTGCATACCCACTAG